The DNA sequence GTCACAAAGACAATCCTCCCTCCTCTTTCCCTCATGTCCTTTAATGAAGCTTTTGTGAGGTAAATTGTGGACCTCAGAAACATTGCAATGTTTTCATCCCAGTCGGCGTCTGTGAGATCCTCAAAAGGAGCGAGTTTAGGGTCGCCGTAGTTCATTATCAGAAAATCTATTTTACCGAGGCTCTCGTGCACAAAATCCATCAGCCTCTCCAAATCCCTTCTGTCACGGAGATCTGCCTTGCAATATGATACCTGATTTTTTGTCTCATTCTCGATCTCAACCGCAGCATCACTCAATTTAACAGAATCTCTCGAAAAAATAATTACTCTGCAGCCTTCTTTGCTCAGAACGCGGGCTATTCCTTTCCCGATACCTGAACTTCCTGCGGCAACAACCGCGA is a window from the Candidatus Sysuiplasma jiujiangense genome containing:
- a CDS encoding SDR family oxidoreductase translates to MKNISGKIAVVAAGSSGIGKGIARVLSKEGCRVIIFSRDSVKLSDAAVEIENETKNQVSYCKADLRDRRDLERLMDFVHESLGKIDFLIMNYGDPKLAPFEDLTDADWDENIAMFLRSTIYLTKASLKDMRERGGRIVFVTSMTTKMGIENFSISGSLRSALVNLAKVVSLEKASMGITVNSISQGYVLTDRVRNIARSRSEEGGITYEEALNGIMRSIPVKRFAAPEEIGSLVAYLCSDDASYITGTNIQIDGGYVRFPF